A single window of Candidatus Eisenbacteria bacterium DNA harbors:
- a CDS encoding response regulator — translation MPDTPAKPRILVVDDEPDLIAVLRMGLQMEGFDVLEAADGTEGLRRAREEKPDLLVLDLMLPKMDGYQVCRSLKFDSRYKNLPILILSARPGDQDKRLAIEMGADDFIRKPYDLKDLVARIRQRLKLGGKEAA, via the coding sequence ATGCCCGACACCCCCGCAAAGCCCCGGATCCTCGTCGTGGATGACGAGCCCGATCTCATCGCCGTGCTGCGCATGGGCCTTCAGATGGAAGGATTCGATGTCCTCGAAGCCGCCGACGGCACCGAAGGACTGCGCCGCGCCCGCGAGGAGAAGCCGGATCTCCTGGTGCTGGACCTGATGCTGCCCAAGATGGACGGCTATCAGGTGTGCCGCTCGCTCAAGTTCGACTCGCGCTACAAGAATCTTCCGATCCTGATCCTGAGCGCGCGTCCCGGCGACCAGGACAAGCGTCTGGCGATCGAGATGGGCGCCGACGACTTCATTCGCAAGCCATACGACCTGAAGGACCTGGTGGCGCGCATCCGGCAGCGGCTCAAGCTGGGGGGGAAGGAAGCGGCGTAG
- a CDS encoding inositol monophosphatase family protein, giving the protein MDSIPLRDAAVEMARAAGAILLEGYGGIHHPERKRRTDLVTEFDRRADAYLLSEITRRFPTHAVLAEESGERAGHGAPVRWLIDPLDGTTNFAHNYPFFAVSIAAESEGTLVAGAVYDPVRDEMFAAASGAGATLNESPIGVSAIARLEDALLVTGFPYEVRKNPEPHMRLFRDFLVRAQAIRRDGSAALNLCYLAMGRFDGFWEADLSPWDMAAGVLLVREAGGRVTRYDGSAFDVDGPEILATNGPLHDEMMEVLSTARGSGGPTPLPSPPA; this is encoded by the coding sequence ATGGATTCGATCCCGCTCCGCGACGCCGCGGTCGAGATGGCGCGCGCGGCCGGCGCCATCCTGCTCGAAGGCTATGGCGGGATCCACCACCCCGAGCGCAAGCGCCGCACCGATCTGGTCACCGAGTTCGACCGCCGCGCCGACGCCTACCTCCTGTCCGAGATCACCCGCCGCTTCCCCACCCACGCCGTGCTGGCCGAGGAGTCGGGCGAGCGCGCGGGACACGGCGCCCCGGTGCGCTGGCTGATCGATCCGCTGGACGGCACCACCAACTTCGCTCACAACTATCCTTTCTTCGCCGTGTCGATCGCCGCGGAAAGCGAAGGAACCCTCGTCGCCGGTGCGGTCTACGATCCGGTGCGGGACGAGATGTTCGCGGCGGCATCGGGCGCGGGGGCCACGCTCAACGAAAGTCCGATCGGCGTCTCGGCGATCGCCAGGCTCGAAGACGCCTTGCTGGTGACGGGGTTTCCCTACGAGGTGCGGAAGAACCCCGAGCCGCACATGCGCCTGTTTCGCGACTTCCTGGTCCGCGCCCAGGCGATCCGCCGCGACGGCTCGGCCGCGCTCAACCTCTGCTACCTCGCCATGGGACGGTTCGACGGCTTCTGGGAAGCCGACCTCTCGCCGTGGGACATGGCGGCGGGAGTGCTCCTGGTGCGCGAGGCGGGCGGACGCGTCACGCGATATGACGGGTCGGCCTTCGACGTCGATGGGCCGGAGATCCTGGCCACCAACGGTCCGCTGCACGACGAGATGATGGAAGTGCTGAGCACCGCTCGAGGCTCAGGCGGGCCTACGCCGCTTCCTTCCCCCCCAGCTTGA